In Peromyscus maniculatus bairdii isolate BWxNUB_F1_BW_parent chromosome 21, HU_Pman_BW_mat_3.1, whole genome shotgun sequence, one DNA window encodes the following:
- the LOC102919036 gene encoding small ribosomal subunit protein eS4, X isoform-like has protein sequence MAHGPKKHLKHVAAPKHWMLDKLTGVFAPCPSTGPHKLRECLPLIIFLRNRLKYALTGDEVKKICMQRFIKIDGIDGKVQTNITYPAGFMDVISIDKTGENFRLIYVTKGGFAVHRITPEEAMYKLCKVRKIFVGTKGIPHLVTHDAHTIRYPDPLIKVNDTIQIDLDTGKITDFIKFDTGNLCMVTRGANLGRIGVITNRERHPGSFNVVHVKDANGNSFATWLSNIFVIGKGNKPWISLPRGKGIRLTIAEERDKRLAAKQSSG, from the exons ATGGCTCATGGTCCCAAGAAACATCTGAAGCATGTAGCAGCTCCAAAACATTGGATGCTGGATAAATTGACTGGCGTGTTTGCTCCTTGTCCATCCACTGGCCCTCACAAGCTGAGGGAATGTCTGCCTCTGATCATTTTTCTAAGGAACAGACTTAAGTATGCCCTCACTGGAGATGAAGTGAAAAAGATTTGCATGCAGCGCTTCATTAAGATTgatggg attgatggcAAAGTCCAGACTAATATAACCTACCCTGCTGGGTTTATGGATGTCATCAGCATTGACAAGACTGGAGAGAACTTCCGTCTGATCTATGTCACCAAGGGTGGATTTGCTGTTCATCGTATAACACCTGAGGAGGCCATGTACAAGTTGTGCAAAGTGAGAAAGATCTTTGTGGGCACAAAAGGAATCCCACATCTGGTGACCCATGATGCTCACACTATTCGCTACCCTGACCCCCTCATCAAGGTGAATGACACCATTCAGATTGATTTGGATACAGGCAAAATAACCGACTTCATCAAGTTTGACACCGGTAACCTGTGTATGGTGACTAGAGGTGCTAACTTGGGAAGAATTGGTGTGATCACCAACAGAGAAAGACATCCCGGCTCTTTTAATGTGGTTCATGTAAAAGATGCCAATGGCAACAGCTTTGCCACCTGGCTTTCCAACATTTTTGTTATTGGCAAGGGCAACAAACCATGGATTTCTCTTCCCCGAGGAAAAGGAATCCGCCTCACCattgctgaggagagagacaagagGCTAGCGGCCAAACAGAGCAGTGGATGA